The genomic region GTGAAGATTTAATTAAAAACAGTGCCGAAATAGCTAGAAAAGTAGTGGAAGATAATTTAAAAAATAAAGATTTTGAGTGGGCAACTTTGAAGCAAGAAATAAGAGATTCATTAAGCAGATATTTATTTGAAGAAACAAAACGTCGCCCAGTTATTTTACCAATTATCATGGAAGCTTCTAGTTATACTAAGAAACGATAAGGAGAGTAGCTAAATGGGTTCGACAAGTTTAAAAAATTGGATGGAAATTTTATTAGCAGCGGCAATAGCGTTTGTATTAACGCTGATACCGATTGTGATAGGAGAGTTTCAAATCACCTTGGCAATATTGCCACTTATTTATTTTGGGCTGCGTAGGGGATTAGCTAAAGGGTTAGCTGCTAGCTTGTTAGCTGGAGTAGCTTTGTTAGCACTTCATCAAGGACAATCAAACTTTACAACAGTTTTTGTTACTCATGTAGGTCCCTACGCCTTTATTGGAATTACTGGATTATTTGCCAGAAATACACAACGTACTTTAAATAATAAACGTTTTCCAAACGCTGCATTAAATATTATTACGGCCACTACTATTGCAACAATTCTATTAGTTATCTGGCAGTTATTAGCACAAGGAGATACAGAAAATATTCTTATTTCCGGTGTCTTAACCCTTGTTGCTAACGCCATAATTTTAATGCTTGTAGCAAGATTTAGTCCAAAGGCTTATATCCCGAAAGATACACCATTTTTAAGTCGTAAAGAAAAATCTAAACTATTAAATGATTAAAAGTTGCTACTATAAGTTTATAAAGAAGGAGGAAGGTAAATCCTTTCTCTTTTTTATTTTCAAATTAAGCAGAATAAATTGGGGTGTGGGTCATGAGTATGAGTATCTGGTTAATAATTGTTTCAGCGATTATATTTCTTAACACTGTCGTCGCTATTTTTACAGTTTTTTATGAAAATAGGGATGTAACAGCAATCTGGGCCTGGCTATTAACACTCATCATGTTGCCTGGTATTGGATTTGTTATTTACTTTTTTATTGGTAAAAAAATGTCATCTAGCCAAATATATGATTTGAATACACAGCAAGTTTTAGGTATGTCAGAATTAGCAGAGTTTCAAAAAGAGATGTTAGAAGATAGTGAATACAGTGAAATTAGTACGGAAGAAGTTTACAGTGTCCATACCGCGATACTGTTGCTAGAAAGTAATGAATCCATTTTAACTCGAGGTAATAAAGTCGAAGTGTTGGTTGATGGAGAAAAGCTATTTGATCAATTTATTGCGGATATTGCCCAAGCGACCCAACACGTTCATATACTGTACTATACTTTTCGTTCTGATGGTTTAGGCAGACGGGTGATGGCAGCTTTAGAAGAAAGAGCCGAAGCAGGTGTTGAAGTTTTAGTAATTTATGATGCATTAGGTTCTCGAACAATCGATAGGGATTTCTTTGATCGCTTAGAAGAAAAAGGCGGAAAAGCACGGGTGTTTTTCGGATCCAAAATACCAATTGTAAATTTCCGAATGAACTACCGCAATCACAGAAAAATTTTAGTTGTAGATGGGAAAATTGGTTATATGGGTGGGTTTAATATAGGAGATGAATACCTCGGTTTAGGTCCTTTAGGAAATTGGCGTGACACCCACTTGAGAATTCAAGGAAATGCAGTACTTAGCCTACAAAACAGGTTTTTTATAGATTGGAATGCTGTTGTATCCAATGAGGAAAAGGTCAAATACGAAGAACATTATTTTCCTATTGCAAAAAAAGTCGGTGAAACAGCCATGCAGATTGTAGCGAGCGGACCTGAGAATGATGTCCAAGCTATTAAAATGGGATTCATTAAAATGATTAGCCAAGCTAAGCATTCTGTTTATATCCAAACACCTTATTTTATACCAGATATGAGTGTTTACGAAGTTATTAAAATTGCTGCTTTATCAGGTGTCGAAGTAAATATTATGATACCCAATAAACCGGATCATCCATTCGTATACCGTGCGACGGAGTATTTTGCAAAGGATATATTAGATTCCGGGGCAAATGTTTATACGTATGATAAAGGTTTTTTTCATTCTAAAGTGATGGTGATTGATAATGAAGTGGCTTCAGTTGGTTCTGCTAACATGGATGTCAGAAGTTTTCGTCTCAATTTTGAAATTAATTCATTTATTTATGATACAGAAGTTGCGAGTGAACTAGCGAGTCATTTTAATAACGATATAAAAAATAGTACGAAGCTCGATTTAGAGTATTTTATGAATCAGTCTAAATGGCGTAAGTTTAAGCAGCATTTTTCGCGCTTACTATCTCCTATACTATAATGAGGTAACAAAAAAAGGTTGGAAAAAAAACCCAACCTTTTTTGTTATCTAAACTTCAGCCAATTGAATAGCTAAAAGTTGCTCAATGCTAAGAATATAAGTAATATTAGGATTATTAGTTTCAAAGACAATTTGTCTATTTTCATTTACAAGAGAACGAAAAATGCCTTTAAAAGTTTTTCGAGTGTAGGATCCATTGGCTCGTTTAAATTCAATAGTTGTATAGACTTTAAGTTGATGTTTTGATGCTTGGTTGGCAAAGCGAATAATCTGATACAAAGGCATGATTGAGTCGATTAATTCTGGTTGAATAGAGTGGACCTTCTTTTGTTGTTCTCTTGTTGAGCGAGTGAACTGCTTGGTTACGGGGCGGAAGTGACGACTATGATTATTTTCCATACTATTTCCTCCGAACGTTTGTTTGTATATAACCATTATAGAACATATGTTCTATAATGCAAGTAAAATCAAAAAATAATAAAAAAAATCCAAGTTCTTCCTATTATATAGAGGGGTTTTAATAGAGATGCTCTTTTTAAATTAATTTGATACATCGTTGATAAGAGGCTATAATAGGAATGTAGCATAAAAACCAGATAAAAAAATGGAGGTGGTATATTTGAATATGATATCTGAAGTCAAGAAAATAGAAGAAGAAGCAAAACAGCTAGAAAAATCTTATGATGAGAAACTTCTTGAGATGGATAGAAATGCCGACTCCAGAATTTCGGAGATGAGAGAAAATATTGAAAGCGATCTAGAAGTTTTTCAAATGACTGAAAAACAAAGTCGTGAGAAAAAGCTTGACGAGATGAGAGCTTCACTACTTGCGGAAACAAACCAGGAAAAAGAAAACCTTCATAACCTGTTCCGCAACAAAAAAAACGAGCTTGTCGATATTGTAATTGAAGAGGTGATGAAACAGTATGGCAATAGCTAAAATGAAAAAAATTAAACTTATTTCATTCCAAAATCAAAAAGATGCTATTTTAGAAGGAATCCAAAGCCTTCAAAGCATTGAGTTAATTGATATGTCAGCGGAATATGCTGAAGTGAATGCAATGAGTGTAAGTAGCAGAGATTATTTTGAATCGCAAAGTAAAGAGTGGGAAGAAAAATATAACAGCTACCAAGATTTGTTATCTTTTTTACGTCCCTATCTGCCACAGCCAAAGATGTTAACAAAATTACGGACACCTAAAGAAATGTTAACCATTCAAGAAATGCAAACTGAGTTATCAAAAGTTGATAAAGAGTTGATTTTAAAAACACTTAATGATGCACGTCAAAGATTAAAACAAAATGATCAAGAAGTGGAACGGTTAAATGAAGAGGAATCCTTTTTACTCAAGTGGCAAAAATTAGAACACATTCCAAGTGATATTGTAACGAATGAGTATGTCGGTACTTTAACCGGCTTAGTCCCACAAACGGTATCAGATTCTTTTATTCGCGAAATCAAAAATCATAAAGATATTTTTGTTGAAGAAGTATTTCAAACAAAAGATGAATATGGAATTACCGTTGCCTTTGATAGAAAATTTGAACAAGAAGTAAACAAAGTATTAGATGAAAATCACTTTGCGGTGTTACACTATCCTTTTGAAGAAATTCCTGGAATCGAACTGAATAGAATTTCCGAAGAAAAAACGCAAATGATTGAGGATTCGAAAGCATTAAAAGAACAGCTTGGAAAGATGCAAAAAGAAGAATGGGTATTAAAACTCATGGTTGAAATTTCTTATGCAGAACT from Jeotgalibaca dankookensis harbors:
- a CDS encoding energy-coupled thiamine transporter ThiT yields the protein MGSTSLKNWMEILLAAAIAFVLTLIPIVIGEFQITLAILPLIYFGLRRGLAKGLAASLLAGVALLALHQGQSNFTTVFVTHVGPYAFIGITGLFARNTQRTLNNKRFPNAALNIITATTIATILLVIWQLLAQGDTENILISGVLTLVANAIILMLVARFSPKAYIPKDTPFLSRKEKSKLLND
- the cls gene encoding cardiolipin synthase, with the translated sequence MSIWLIIVSAIIFLNTVVAIFTVFYENRDVTAIWAWLLTLIMLPGIGFVIYFFIGKKMSSSQIYDLNTQQVLGMSELAEFQKEMLEDSEYSEISTEEVYSVHTAILLLESNESILTRGNKVEVLVDGEKLFDQFIADIAQATQHVHILYYTFRSDGLGRRVMAALEERAEAGVEVLVIYDALGSRTIDRDFFDRLEEKGGKARVFFGSKIPIVNFRMNYRNHRKILVVDGKIGYMGGFNIGDEYLGLGPLGNWRDTHLRIQGNAVLSLQNRFFIDWNAVVSNEEKVKYEEHYFPIAKKVGETAMQIVASGPENDVQAIKMGFIKMISQAKHSVYIQTPYFIPDMSVYEVIKIAALSGVEVNIMIPNKPDHPFVYRATEYFAKDILDSGANVYTYDKGFFHSKVMVIDNEVASVGSANMDVRSFRLNFEINSFIYDTEVASELASHFNNDIKNSTKLDLEYFMNQSKWRKFKQHFSRLLSPIL